The following proteins come from a genomic window of Microtus ochrogaster isolate Prairie Vole_2 chromosome 7, MicOch1.0, whole genome shotgun sequence:
- the Sap30l gene encoding histone deacetylase complex subunit SAP30L, whose amino-acid sequence MNGFSTEEDSREGPPAAPAAAPGYGQSCCLIADGERCVRPAGNASFSKRVQKSISQKKLKLDIDKSVRHLYICDFHKNFIQSVRNKRKRKTSDDGGDSPEHDADTPEVDLFQLQVNTLRRYKRHYKLQTRPGFNKAQLAETVSRHFRNIPVNEKETLAYFIYMVKSNRSRLDQKSEGSKQLE is encoded by the exons ATGAACGGCTTCAGCACCGAGGAGGACAGCCGCGAAGGGCCCCCTGCCGCCCCCGCCGCCGCCCCGGGCTACGGCCAGAGCTGCTGCCTCATCGCGGACGGCGAGCGCTGCGTCCGGCCCGCGGGCAACGCCTCCTTCAGTAAGAGGGTGCAGAAGAGCATCTCGCAGAAGAAACTCAAGCTGGACATCGACAAGAGC GTAAGGCACCTGTACATCTGTGACTTCCACAAAAATTTCATCCAGAGCGTCCgaaataaaaggaagaggaagacgaGTGACGATGGCGGAGACTCCCCTGAGCATGACGCTGACACTCCTGAG GTTGATCTGTTCCAGCTGCAAGTGAACACTCTTCGACGCTACAAACGGCACTACAAGCTGCAGACCAGACCAGGCTTCAACAAGGCCCAGCTAGCAGAA ACTGTGAGCCGACACTTCAGGAACATACCGGTGAATGAGAAAGAGACGCTTGCCTACTTCATCTACATGGTGAAGAGTAACAGAAGCAGACTGGACCAGAAATCGGAGGGCAGCAAGCAGCTGGAGTGA